A region of Polyangiaceae bacterium DNA encodes the following proteins:
- a CDS encoding class I SAM-dependent methyltransferase, giving the protein MAQSKRKKARRSAGKKKTPALTAKNADKHVLYQLSVQDAKVEVDFIDHVYRALYRRRPHSLLEDFCGSALICSEWVQRAETRTATGVDIDPKVLRWGTQHNLAGLGDARERVRLLRQDVRDPLGAKFDVVCAFNFSYWVFRTREQLRSYFAHVRTLLGKDSMFVLDAYGGWEAQQPMQERRRIKGGFTYVWDQNQFDPITHEVVNYIHFEFKNGSKLKQAFSYHWRFWTLPELQELLEEAGFRSVQVYWDCSDPDSDEEIFRPRLRAKNQPGWLAYLVARR; this is encoded by the coding sequence GTGGCACAGTCAAAACGCAAAAAGGCCCGCCGGTCCGCCGGCAAGAAGAAGACCCCCGCGCTGACGGCCAAGAACGCCGACAAGCACGTGCTCTACCAGCTCAGCGTGCAGGACGCGAAGGTGGAGGTCGACTTCATCGACCACGTCTACCGCGCCCTGTACCGGCGGCGGCCTCACTCGCTGCTGGAGGACTTCTGCGGCTCTGCGCTGATCTGCTCGGAGTGGGTGCAGCGCGCGGAGACTCGCACCGCGACCGGCGTGGACATCGACCCGAAGGTGCTGCGCTGGGGCACGCAGCACAACTTGGCCGGGCTGGGAGACGCTCGGGAGCGGGTGCGCCTGCTGCGGCAGGACGTCCGCGATCCGTTGGGAGCGAAGTTCGACGTCGTGTGCGCCTTCAACTTCAGCTACTGGGTCTTCCGGACGCGAGAGCAGCTCCGCAGCTACTTCGCTCACGTGCGCACGCTCCTCGGCAAGGACTCCATGTTCGTGCTCGACGCCTACGGGGGCTGGGAGGCGCAGCAACCGATGCAGGAGCGCCGCCGCATCAAGGGCGGCTTCACCTACGTCTGGGACCAGAACCAGTTCGACCCCATCACCCACGAGGTGGTGAACTACATCCACTTCGAGTTCAAAAATGGGTCGAAGCTGAAACAGGCCTTCAGCTACCACTGGCGCTTCTGGACGCTGCCGGAGCTGCAAGAGCTGCTCGAAGAAGCGGGGTTCCGCAGCGTGCAGGTGTACTGGGACTGCTCGGATCCGGACTCCGACGAGGAGATCTTCCGGCCCCGCCTGCGCGCGAAGAACCAACCCGGCTGGCTCGCCTATCTGGTCGCGCGGCGCTGA
- a CDS encoding long-chain fatty acid--CoA ligase, with amino-acid sequence MLDQIRPPKHPVRPVTPSCKTLPELFLGRVDRSPHATAWKRKLDGQWVASTWRDFYEASASLAGWLMDAGLNPGDKITIVGSTRPEWCIADMGGLLAGAITVGAYPTLTPEQLAYILEHSDSRFVIVEDAEQLEKVISAKASLPKLERALVWEPRGLEDTLKREGWIEPFSHALKQQPERGRIDERASKVDPKTTAIIVYTSGTTGPPKGAMISHENIVTLLGSSTIMEFDENDCGLSFLPMAHVAERVLAFYGRINYGTATAYASSVPAVLEEVKEVQPTIFGSVPRIFEKAYARIQGEVQKAPPGKQKAFRWAEGVGHEVVALWQAGKPIPLGLKLKHAVADKLVFSKLRAVFGGKVRYFVTGAAPIPRKIIEFFWAAGFPIFEVYGMTEATVVTHVNRPGAVRLGSVGKPLAFVEDKLAEDGEILIRGKTVFQGYYKAPEATAETIDADGWLHTGDIGKRDDAGFLFIVDRKKHIIITAGGKNLTPANIENEIKHQDPLISHVHAHGDTRAYVTAIVSVSPIESIDWAVQKGIGPDDSTVARMKKALMENPLARPEGLDELMGKVTAHPELRQRIAEAVHRGNQKLSRVEQVKRVFLLEREFSLDQDEITPTLKVKRKNVEKKFAATFDRLYEDPSFGIVVIDK; translated from the coding sequence ATGCTCGACCAGATCCGTCCCCCCAAGCACCCCGTTCGCCCCGTGACTCCCAGCTGCAAGACGCTGCCGGAGCTGTTCCTCGGTCGGGTCGATCGCTCGCCGCACGCCACGGCCTGGAAGCGCAAGCTCGACGGACAGTGGGTGGCCTCGACCTGGCGTGACTTCTACGAGGCCTCCGCGTCGCTGGCGGGCTGGCTGATGGACGCCGGACTGAACCCCGGCGACAAGATCACCATCGTCGGCAGCACGCGCCCAGAGTGGTGCATCGCCGACATGGGCGGCCTCCTCGCCGGCGCGATCACCGTCGGCGCCTACCCCACGCTCACCCCCGAGCAGCTCGCCTACATCCTGGAGCACTCCGACTCGCGCTTCGTCATCGTCGAGGACGCGGAGCAGCTCGAGAAGGTCATCTCCGCCAAGGCCAGCCTGCCCAAGCTCGAACGGGCGCTGGTCTGGGAGCCCCGCGGCCTGGAGGACACGCTGAAGCGCGAGGGCTGGATCGAGCCATTTTCCCACGCCCTGAAGCAGCAGCCGGAGCGCGGTCGCATCGACGAGCGAGCGAGCAAGGTGGATCCGAAGACCACCGCCATCATCGTCTACACGAGCGGCACGACCGGGCCGCCCAAGGGTGCGATGATCTCCCACGAGAACATCGTCACGCTGCTCGGCAGCTCGACCATCATGGAGTTCGACGAGAACGACTGCGGCCTGAGCTTCTTGCCCATGGCCCACGTCGCCGAACGGGTGCTCGCGTTCTACGGCCGCATCAACTACGGCACCGCCACCGCCTACGCCAGCAGCGTGCCCGCCGTGCTCGAAGAGGTGAAGGAGGTGCAGCCCACCATCTTCGGCAGCGTGCCGCGCATCTTCGAGAAGGCCTACGCGCGCATCCAGGGCGAGGTCCAGAAGGCGCCACCGGGCAAGCAGAAGGCGTTTCGCTGGGCCGAAGGCGTGGGCCACGAGGTGGTGGCGCTGTGGCAGGCCGGCAAGCCCATCCCGCTCGGCCTCAAGCTCAAGCACGCCGTCGCCGACAAGCTGGTGTTCTCGAAGCTGCGCGCCGTGTTCGGCGGCAAGGTCCGCTACTTCGTCACCGGCGCGGCGCCCATCCCTCGCAAGATCATCGAGTTCTTTTGGGCCGCCGGCTTCCCCATCTTCGAGGTCTACGGCATGACGGAGGCGACGGTCGTTACCCACGTGAATCGCCCGGGCGCGGTGCGACTGGGCTCGGTGGGCAAGCCGCTCGCGTTCGTCGAAGACAAGCTGGCCGAGGACGGCGAGATCCTGATCCGCGGCAAGACCGTGTTCCAGGGCTACTACAAGGCGCCCGAGGCCACCGCCGAGACCATCGACGCCGACGGCTGGCTGCACACGGGCGACATCGGCAAGCGCGACGACGCCGGCTTCCTCTTCATCGTGGATCGCAAGAAGCACATCATCATCACCGCCGGCGGGAAGAACCTGACCCCCGCGAACATCGAGAACGAGATCAAGCACCAGGATCCGCTGATCAGCCACGTGCACGCCCACGGCGACACGCGCGCCTACGTGACCGCCATCGTGTCCGTGAGCCCCATCGAATCCATCGACTGGGCCGTGCAGAAGGGCATCGGCCCCGACGACTCCACCGTAGCCCGCATGAAGAAGGCGTTGATGGAGAACCCACTGGCGCGGCCCGAGGGGCTCGACGAGCTGATGGGCAAGGTCACCGCTCACCCGGAGCTCCGGCAGCGCATCGCGGAGGCGGTCCACCGCGGCAATCAGAAGCTCTCCCGCGTCGAGCAGGTCAAGCGCGTGTTCCTGCTGGAGCGCGAGTTCTCCCTCGACCAGGACGAGATCACGCCGACCCTGAAGGTGAAGCGCAAGAACGTCGAGAAGAAGTTCGCGGCGACGTTCGACAGGCTCTACGAGGATCCGAGCTTCGGCATCGTCGTGATCGACAAGTAG
- a CDS encoding inorganic diphosphatase, with amino-acid sequence MVHAWHELPSRPPSPSDAVNALIEIPRGSKVKYELDKPTGLLRVDRVLHSSVQYPANYGFIPRTYCGDGDPLDILVLCSESVEAMCIMVARPIGMVRMVDDGKADDKIIAVHLHDPAFNEYEQIEQLPRHLAREIQRFFLDYKSLEARKDIVAEDPVGRVEAERVVEEAIELYRREESRLRGWG; translated from the coding sequence ATGGTCCACGCCTGGCACGAGCTCCCGAGCCGACCCCCCTCCCCGAGCGACGCGGTCAACGCCCTGATCGAGATCCCCCGCGGGTCCAAGGTCAAATACGAGCTCGACAAGCCGACGGGCCTCTTGCGCGTGGACCGCGTGCTCCACAGCTCGGTGCAGTACCCGGCGAACTACGGCTTCATCCCGCGTACCTACTGCGGCGACGGCGATCCGCTCGACATCCTGGTCTTGTGCAGCGAGTCCGTCGAGGCGATGTGCATCATGGTGGCGCGGCCCATCGGCATGGTGCGCATGGTCGACGACGGGAAGGCCGACGACAAGATCATCGCCGTGCACCTGCACGACCCGGCCTTCAACGAATACGAGCAGATCGAGCAGCTGCCTCGGCACCTGGCCCGGGAGATCCAGCGCTTCTTCCTGGACTACAAGTCGCTCGAGGCGCGGAAGGACATCGTCGCCGAGGATCCGGTGGGGCGCGTGGAGGCGGAGCGCGTCGTCGAAGAGGCTATCGAGCTCTATCGCAGAGAAGAGAGCAGGCTTCGAGGCTGGGGCTGA
- a CDS encoding xylulose kinase — protein MLVLGIDASTTAVKAIAWDTAGTSVAEGRAGYSLENPAPGAWEQDAEAWWSATRFAIAECVRALGPRASELQALCITHQRETFVLTDADGKPLCPALVWMDSRGTGEVEGARARLGAERLRELSGKPACITPSIYKLMALFQRRPDLARASARVLDVHCFLAWRLTGRFATSLASADPLGLVDMRRRAWSPELRGLAGLAENQLPELVEPGSELGKLEAQVASTIGLPPGLPVIAGAGDGQAAGLGAGISGPGRSYLNLGTAIVSGVLSEEYRVSDAFRTLYAAQAGTFFLETDLKGGTFTLSWLAEKLLGSSDATKKLGELEREAGALPAGSEGLLLVPYWNGVMNPYWDDDATGMLVGLTGRHGPAHVYRAVLEGIAFEQRLHTSGVEAATGSAIDEMVVMGGGSKSALFCQLLADVLQKRITRARATEATALGAGILAAVGAGLHADLSTATRQMTGTGESFEGGVDSARYAALYPLYERLFPTLRATLAELGRLTRQ, from the coding sequence ATGCTCGTCCTCGGCATCGACGCCAGCACCACGGCCGTGAAGGCCATCGCCTGGGACACCGCGGGCACCAGCGTGGCCGAGGGACGCGCCGGTTATTCCTTGGAAAACCCGGCGCCCGGCGCCTGGGAGCAAGACGCGGAGGCGTGGTGGTCGGCGACGCGTTTCGCCATCGCCGAGTGCGTGCGCGCGCTCGGCCCGCGGGCCTCCGAGCTCCAGGCCCTGTGCATCACGCACCAGCGCGAGACCTTCGTGCTCACCGACGCCGACGGCAAGCCGCTCTGCCCGGCGCTGGTCTGGATGGACTCGCGAGGCACCGGAGAGGTCGAGGGCGCGCGCGCGCGCCTCGGCGCCGAGCGGCTGCGCGAGCTGTCCGGCAAGCCTGCCTGCATCACACCGTCGATCTACAAGCTGATGGCGCTGTTCCAGCGCCGGCCGGATCTGGCGCGAGCCTCTGCGCGCGTGCTCGACGTGCACTGCTTCCTGGCCTGGCGCCTCACCGGGCGCTTTGCCACGTCCCTCGCCTCGGCGGATCCCCTCGGCTTGGTGGACATGCGGCGGCGCGCCTGGTCGCCGGAGCTGCGCGGGCTGGCGGGGCTCGCAGAGAACCAGCTGCCCGAGCTGGTCGAACCGGGCAGCGAGCTCGGCAAGCTCGAAGCGCAGGTCGCTTCGACCATCGGGCTGCCGCCAGGTTTGCCGGTGATCGCAGGCGCCGGCGACGGCCAAGCCGCGGGGCTCGGAGCCGGGATCTCCGGTCCGGGCCGCTCCTACTTGAACCTCGGCACCGCAATCGTGTCGGGGGTGCTCTCGGAGGAGTACCGCGTCAGCGACGCCTTCCGCACGCTGTATGCGGCCCAAGCGGGGACCTTCTTCCTGGAGACGGATCTGAAAGGCGGGACGTTCACGCTGAGCTGGCTCGCGGAGAAGCTGCTCGGTTCGAGCGACGCGACGAAGAAGCTCGGGGAGCTCGAGCGCGAGGCCGGAGCGCTGCCCGCCGGCTCCGAGGGGCTCCTGCTCGTCCCCTACTGGAATGGCGTGATGAACCCGTACTGGGACGACGACGCCACCGGCATGCTGGTGGGGCTCACCGGACGCCACGGGCCGGCACACGTGTACCGCGCCGTGCTCGAGGGCATCGCCTTCGAGCAACGCCTGCACACGAGCGGCGTCGAGGCGGCGACGGGCAGCGCCATCGACGAGATGGTGGTGATGGGCGGCGGCTCGAAGAGCGCGCTCTTCTGCCAGCTCTTGGCAGACGTGCTCCAGAAGCGCATCACCCGCGCGCGTGCGACCGAAGCGACGGCCCTCGGAGCGGGGATCTTGGCCGCCGTCGGCGCGGGCCTCCACGCCGACCTCTCGACCGCAACTCGGCAAATGACCGGGACCGGAGAGAGCTTCGAGGGCGGCGTGGACTCGGCGCGCTACGCGGCGCTCTACCCGCTGTACGAGAGGCTCTTCCCGACTCTGCGCGCGACGCTCGCCGAGCTGGGCCGGCTCACGCGGCAGTAG
- a CDS encoding glycerol-3-phosphate dehydrogenase — MAVVTVVGAGMMGTALCYPLCDAGHEVRLVGTHLDREIVECLKSRSHHPKLALDVPTEIRPYFLEELGAAMRGVEIIGVGVSSAGVHWAGEQLRPFVRPEIPVVMITKGLEWSGQELAVLPDVLESCLAPELRGKIHPAAVAGPCIAGELARRVETCVVVTGRDGDKLGRLERALRTPYYHPFTSSDVVGVEVCAALKNAYAMGIAFALGLHEKSGGVPGSIAQHNYEAAVFAQSVREMRLLVRAAGGDPESASGLAGVGDLDVTTNGGRTGRFGKLLGLGLSVAEAVERMQGATLECLDILRVMRAALPSLRALGAIGQNSVPLLEHLAEVALDGKPVAVPFARFFG; from the coding sequence ATGGCAGTCGTCACCGTCGTCGGCGCAGGCATGATGGGCACCGCGCTGTGCTACCCGCTCTGCGACGCCGGGCACGAGGTGCGCCTGGTCGGCACGCACCTCGACCGAGAGATCGTCGAGTGCCTGAAGAGTCGAAGCCACCACCCGAAGCTCGCCCTCGACGTCCCGACGGAGATTCGCCCGTACTTCCTGGAGGAGCTCGGCGCCGCGATGCGCGGTGTGGAGATCATCGGCGTCGGCGTGAGCTCGGCGGGCGTGCACTGGGCCGGCGAGCAGCTCCGGCCCTTCGTGCGGCCGGAGATCCCGGTGGTGATGATCACCAAGGGCCTCGAGTGGTCGGGACAGGAGCTCGCGGTGCTTCCGGACGTGCTGGAGAGCTGCCTTGCTCCGGAGCTCCGGGGCAAGATCCACCCCGCGGCCGTGGCCGGCCCCTGTATCGCCGGTGAGCTGGCGCGGCGAGTCGAGACCTGCGTCGTCGTCACCGGCCGCGACGGCGACAAGCTCGGGCGTTTGGAGCGCGCGCTGCGCACGCCCTACTACCACCCCTTCACCAGCAGCGACGTCGTCGGCGTCGAGGTCTGCGCGGCGCTGAAGAACGCCTACGCCATGGGCATCGCCTTCGCGCTTGGCCTGCACGAGAAGAGCGGCGGCGTGCCCGGCAGCATCGCGCAGCACAACTACGAGGCCGCGGTCTTCGCCCAGAGCGTGCGCGAGATGCGCCTCTTGGTCCGCGCCGCGGGCGGCGATCCCGAGAGCGCCTCGGGACTGGCGGGCGTCGGCGATCTCGACGTGACCACCAACGGCGGCCGCACCGGACGCTTCGGCAAGCTCCTGGGCCTCGGCCTCTCCGTCGCCGAAGCCGTGGAGCGCATGCAGGGCGCCACGCTCGAGTGCCTGGACATCCTGCGGGTGATGCGCGCCGCGCTGCCCAGCCTGAGGGCACTCGGCGCGATCGGGCAGAACAGTGTCCCGCTCCTCGAGCACCTGGCCGAGGTGGCCCTCGACGGCAAGCCCGTCGCCGTTCCGTTCGCGCGCTTCTTCGGGTGA